GCGGTCCCAGGTGTCGTTGAGCAGGCGCATTTCCACCGCCCGGCCAGCGGCGTAAAGCTGGCGGAGAAAGCCCAGATCGTCCGGTGTTTCGCCGCGCAGGGCCACGCCGCGCGCCGTCATGGCCTCCAAGGGCGGCAAGGGGAAGCGCAAGGGGCGGGCCGGCCGCTGGGGCATGGCGACGGCGGGCAGGCGAAAGGGCGCGGGCTGGGGCATCGCCAAAGCCTAATCCGGCTTGCTCGGCCAAGTTCCCGCCAGGCTGATGCAGTAATTCAGCACCAGATAGGGTTGGCGGTTTTCATGGGCGTCCCCGCCGCCGACGAAGGGCGCCAAGGCCCCCGGGGCCAGGGTGCCGTCCGGGGCTGTCTGGGTGAAGGTGGTCTGGGGCTTGGGGGGCGTCGCCTTCGTCGCGACGAAGCTGCAAAACGATAGCGGCGCGGTGGCATTGGGCCCGGCGGTGCGCAGGGTGCCGCTTGCCGAGGCGACGGTGATGCTATGGTTATGGGGCGGCGTCTGCGCCAGCGTCAGGGATACGCGATCGGTCCCGGCCTGCTGGGCATAGGGGCGCGGCGTAAGCCCCGGTCCGCTTCCAGCGCCGATCGGCACGCTGCCTTGCAGATTGGGCAGGCCGAAGGTGGTCCGTCCGTCGCCGCCGAAGGCTTGGCCAAGGACGACGGCTAGGGCTTGGTTCTGGGCGATGGCGACGGTCTGCCCCGCGCAAAAGGCCCAATCGACGGGGGCATAGTTGAAGCCGAAGATGCGGATTTCCCCGATAAACGAATCAGC
The DNA window shown above is from Rhodospirillum rubrum ATCC 11170 and carries:
- a CDS encoding phage tail protein, with product MADSFIGEIRIFGFNYAPVDWAFCAGQTVAIAQNQALAVVLGQAFGGDGRTTFGLPNLQGSVPIGAGSGPGLTPRPYAQQAGTDRVSLTLAQTPPHNHSITVASASGTLRTAGPNATAPLSFCSFVATKATPPKPQTTFTQTAPDGTLAPGALAPFVGGGDAHENRQPYLVLNYCISLAGTWPSKPD